TGCGCTGGGGAAGTTGATATACTTGACTGTGCTCAAGTATGCGTACAAGTCCACCTTTCCGTAGAACAATATTCTTGGATAGCTAGTATTGGGATCCACCACCATATTTTGGCCCGGTGCCAACTTTGATGTGGCGAACGTCATGGCGTCTTCAAGGCCTTCGCAGAAATGCTGACCGATGGAATCCTTGTAGGTGGTAAAGTATTCCTTTTCGAAGGTGCAGAAGTAAAGCAGGTAGGCAAACAGCGGAATCCAAAGAGTCTTGGGGTGAATGTAGCTGAATGTCATCAGAATTCCGCGGGCAGCGAGAATCAATAGCGGCAGGAACAAGAGGTTTACGCGGTTGATGTTCACGTTAATCAAGGCGCCGATGATAAAGCCTGCGAGAGTCCAAAGCAGAACGAAAAAGTCAAGACCGAGACTGCGTTTGCGAATGTCCTGGATGGTGTTCCAAACAGTAGGAATCAATCCGATAAAGCAGAACGCCAAGGTGACGGGGTAGAAGATTCCGTAGTTGCGAATTGCGTTCCAAGGAAGACCATCGCTTTGATTGGTGAGAATGTTCCAGAGGTTTTCCAAGTTCTGGGGAATCTGGCTGAAGGAAATTTCACTATCGCGGAAGTAAACCAGCTTAGGAATGCTGTAGAAAGGCAGACGGATTTCTGAAATGATATCCTTGTTCACCATCAGGAAAATCATCAAGGGAATTGCAAGGGCGGAAAGAATTCCCAAGGAAATCCAGAGGTAGCGATCCATCTTCAAGGCGCGGGTCCAGATGGCATAAAGAACGCAGCCAAGAATGATGATGGGCACAACCGCCCAGATGGTGGCGTAGGCGTAAAGGGAAAGTCCGAAGAATGCAGCGGAAGCCATCAGGAACTTTTGGTTCTGTAGGCCTTTTACGAAAAAGAATATACCGAACAGCACAAAGCCGGGAGCGAGGTTTGATTCCAGTGCCCAGCGGGAAAGCATGATGTGCCAAGGAGAAATGGCAGCCATCAAAAGGGCTGCAAGGGCGAGCTTTTCGTTGGAAAAACGAAGAACCAGTTTATAAACTGCAACCAGGGAGAATATGCCCACCAACAGCATGGGTAAGCGTATTGCCCAGACCTTCAAACCAAATAATGCAACGAAGGGAATCATCAGGTAGGATTCCAGGGCGTTCATGCCGGAACCCCAGGCGGTCAAGTACACGGGCATAGGGTAGCCGTAGGAATCCTTTCCGTGATGCAAAAGCGTAAATGCGTTGTAGCCTGCGAATGCTTCGTCCTGGTTGATATCGCCGGGCACGTCACCGAACATGTAGGCCCTTGCAAAAATACCGATGGCAAGGAACGTCCAGAATAACGCGGTGCGCCTCGGGTACTCCTTCCAAACCTGCTTCCATCCGGAAAGCAAAGCCATAGCTCGTTCTTTCAAAACCTTTTTCATCTTACTTCTTCAAGGTGAGAACTAAGTTGAGCCAGTCCGCATGGTCGTAGGCGTTGTCGCCGTTGGAGTCAATTTCGAGACAAATGGTGCGGAGCCCGCTGACGCCGACCTTGCCCTGTACGGGAGTCTGGTTACCTTGAACAACGCCGCTGTTCCAAAGAACCTTTCCTTCAGAAGAAACGCGGAACTTCACAGAACCACCGCCGGAAACTTCGTCATCCACGGCAGCGAAGAAATCCAGACTTTCCGCGTTTTCAGGAAGGACGAAATAGAGCATGGACTTGGCGTGGGAACCGATACCGTTTTCGTATTGACGGCCCTTCACTGTAAGAGTTTTGCCTTCTACGGTGCGATTGATTCTGGGGGAGCCGTATTCCTGTGTGTAGTGATCGATTCGCAAGTCGGTCAGGTACATCTGGTTTTCCTGAAGCTCAATATCCACCGGCATGGCGTCCTTGATTTCGCAGGCCAATTCCACCACAAGGAATGCGCTCAAAATAACGTAGGGAACAAAACGCGGCAACTTCAGTTTTTCAAAAGAGTCTGCGATGAAAGGGAAGAACTTCGGTGCGAAATTATGGATGATGCCTGCAACGAAAACCATGACAGCAAGGCCAGAAACCCAGGACCAGAGATCGGCGCCCTTGAAGCTGTTGATGATATTGATGTTCATGGCGCAGAGGGTGGTGATAGCCACAGCCCAGAACCATGCTTTCTTTGAGTCAAGAACAAGCCAGACCAAGGCGAAGGGGATGGCGTAAAGTAGGTAGCGTTCGTGCATTCCCGGCAGAAGCAGGAAGAATGCGAAAGCTTCCCAGGTGGCCAGTTCAAAAGTCCTGCGCAGGCTCTTGGCAAAGAGGGCGCACTTCAAGATGTATACGGAAATAATGACGAAAAGAATCTTGCCCAGCCAGCTGGGGGAGAGCAGGAACCAGGCGCCTCCGGTGGGCAGGTCAAACAAGGTTGTTGCGTCGCTGCTGAGGTTGCCCGCAAGGAACATCCACAGGTTTGCTGCGTTGTAGGTGGAGAAGGGATACTGGCTTGTGGTGTTGACGTAGGCGTTGGAAAGCATGCCGCCCAGGTTGCCGCCCACAATGAAGGGCAGGAACACAAGGCCGATGGCGATCACCATGCAGGGGAGGCCCTTCCAGGAAGTCTTGTAGTTGCGCAGGAATATTCCGCCAAAAACAGGCAGAAGAAGGATCATCTGGAACTTGGCAAGGAGTGCCAAGGCGAAGAACATGGAGGCGTACTTGATTTTATGCTTGAAGTTGATGCAATAGAGAGCCGCTACGCCGAAAACGCAGGGGAAAAGGTCCACCTGTCCCCACATGGGTCCGTCAAGCAGAAATGCTGGGTTGAAGGCTACGAGAGCAAGAATCAGGTGGGTTTTCAAGGAATCCAGCTTTGATTTTGCAACAAGTCTGCTGGTAAAATCGACAAGGCCAAGATGAGCAAAATAGATGGGCCACAGGCACAGGAATTTCAGCATGAAGGTCTTGTCAACGGGAATATTTGCCAAGACATAGATTTTGGAGACCACCCAGAGCCAGAAAACATAGAGGGGAGGGTAGTTTCCGTTGAATTTTTCGAAGCCACCGTTGGCCAATTTCTGGATCCAATCGGCCCAATAGCCCTGGTCGCCGCCAAAAGCGGAGGCGTTGGTGCATAAAATATTGGCCAAAAGACAAAGACTTCCCCAAATCAAGAAAAGCATTGTGGCTTGATTTTTCTTCATAAAACCCCGTTTTCTTACAAAAATCAATATAGAAATTAAAAAGAGGGCTGTTTTTTATGGGTATAAACGAAAAAAGGCAAAATAAATGAGAAAATTTTGTCATATGATGTGTGATTTTTGTCATACATTGTTTATATTTTTCTTACTTTTGATGTAAATAAAAATTTGGAGTATGGTATGGACCTTAAGAAGTTTGGAATTTTCCTTTCGATCTATGTCGTGGTGGGCATGATTGTGATTGCTCTATAACTCGAAAAAAGTGCTTTTTTTACACGGTTTTGCACGTTTTGTTTTCGTTTGTAAACGTTCGTGATACGTTGTATGTAGAAAAGTAGACGCTGAAAATCTATATTTCCCCTGGTTGGTGTTTTATTGTTTAACAATAAACCATAGATGGGATTAAATATGGGTAAAATTGCGCGTTTTGCGTCTTATGTGGTCGGATTGACCATTTTGGGAGCTTGTACTCAGACTGCTAGCGAAGCTCCGACTCAAGATAACGACAATAATGTTTCGTTTGGTTGCTCCACGGAGTCCCTTGCTGATGGCACGGGTATTAAGATCATCTGTGGTGGTGATTCCATAGGTGTTGTGTATAATGGTAAGGATGGCGCTGACGGTAAGGACGGCGTTAATGGTAAAGATGGTCTGCAGGGCTTGACCGGTGAAAAGGGTGAAGCTGGTGTGGCTGGTTCCGACGGAACTTCCTGTACGATTGTTCCTTTGACTGGCATCGATGGACATAAGGTTATTTGCGGTGGCGATTCCCTTGGCGTTCTTTTGAATGGAATCAATGGAAAGGACGGCCGCGATGGCATCGATGGTCAGGACGGCGTCGGTTGTGCCGCTGTGGCAATTACCGATGAATCCTCCGGCAAGACCGGCTATAGCGTTAGCTGTGGTGGCGAAGCTCCTGTTTACATCTGGAATGGTTCCGATGGTAAAAATGGTGCCGATGGTAAGGACGGCGTAGACGGTAAGGATGGTGTTGACGGAGCTCAAGGACCTCAGGGTGAAAAGGGTGATACCGGTGCCCAGGGTGAAAAGGGCGACAAGGGCGATACTGGTGCTGCAGGCCAGAATGGTTTGGATGGTTCTTCTTGTACGGTTGTTCCGAGTACAGACGTCAATGGCTTTGATGTTTATTGTGGTAATCAGCTTGTGGGCCATTTGCTCAACGGTGAAAATGGCAAGGATGGCGTTGATGGTGCTAACGGCAAAGATGGTGTCGATGGCAAGGATGGCGTGAACGGAACCGATGGTAAGGACGGCTTAGATGGTATTGGTTGTACCTCTACTCTGATTCTCGATTCGGAAACAGGAAGAAGGGGTGTTCGCCTCCAATGCGGTGACGATGACCCCATTGATTTGTGGGACGGCCTTGATGGTGCCGATGGTAAGGACGGCCAGAATGGTTCTGATGGCAAGGACGGCGTAGGCTGCTCTAACGCCGCAGTAACTGATCCTGTGTCTGGAAGAACTGGTGTTCGTATCCAGTGCGGTACTTCTGAACCCGATACCATTTGGAGCGGCTTGAACGGCACAAATGGTGTCGATGGCAAGGACGGCGTCAATGGTACTGATGGTGCAAATGGTGCTGACGGTAAAGACGGCGTTGATGGCAAGGACGGAACGTCCTGCTCCGTAGTTGTGAATGCCGCGATTAATGGCTTTGACGTGATTTGCGGAACTGAAAAGGTTGGTGAATTGCGTAACGGTCAGAACGGCACCGATGGTAAGGATGGTGTGAACGGTTCTGACGGTAAAGACGGTGTCGACGGCAAGGACGGTGAAAATGGCAAGGATGGCGTCGATGGCCAGAATGGTACGAACGGTACCTCTTGCTATGTAACTGCAAATGCGACAATCAACGGCTACGATGTTTACTGCGGAACCGAAAAGGTCGGTGAATTGCGTAATGGTCGTGACGGTGCTGATGGCGCTCAGGGTCCTCAGGGCGAAAAGGGTGACAAGGGCGATAAAGGTGAGCAAGGCGTTCAGGGTCCTCAGGGTGAGAAGGGCGATGCTGGAATCAGCTGCCTTGCTGCTCGATTCGAAAACGATGCTTCCGGTAAGTCCGGTGTAACAATCACCTGTGGTACCAACGAACCCGTCGTCATCTATGATGGAGCAAAGGGCGACCAAGGTATTCAGGGTGAACAGGGCGTTCAAGGTGAAACTGGTCCGCAGGGCGAAAAGGGTGAACAGGGACTTCATGGTGTTGCGGGAACCAGCTGTACCGCCGCACCTTATTCCGCTGACGGAAGGACTGGCGTCGCCATTACCTGTGGCGAAGGAAGTACTCCTGTAATCGTTTGGGACGGCCTTGATGGTGAAAAGGGTGATAAGGGAGATCAAGGTGAACAAGGTCCCCAGGGTGAAACCGGTCCGCAAGGTCCCCAGGGTGAACCTGGTAAGGACGGTCAGGATTTTACGCCCTCCAGCTCTAGTGAATCCTCTAGTTCAAGCGTAGCAGTGCAAGATCCTGCTGTCGAATCCAGCTCTAGCTCCAGCGTTGTAGAACTTTCTGATGCATGTAAGGCAAAGCGAGCCATGGAAACGGACTTCGTTCCCCTGGAAGAAATCTTTGGCTGCTTGCTCCCCAATGAAAAAGTTGCGTTTGTAGTTCGCCATGCTGAACGAGAGAGGAATGATACTGAATGGAATAAGTATCTGAATGCCAATGGTCGTTCCCAGGCCCTGTATTTAGGGGGAAAACTATCCTCTTTGAATTTGGATGATTTCTATTACATGAGTACGGACGCCTATCGCACTAGACAAACCGATATGAACGTTTCCATAGGTAAGGGTGAAACAATAATGCTTGATTCGGCGAAGATTTTTTCAACTGGTGACAAAGTTGAAGTTGATTATGATAATTTTGCAATCAGGACTGATTTTAAGGGAGGCTGGTTCAAGAAACCGGATGGAGGATCGTGTTTAGGCAAGGATGACTGGTCTCAGTATGTCGTGGCTGCTTACGATACAAATGCATGCCCAAATGATTTCTATAATGCTGA
The Fibrobacter sp. DNA segment above includes these coding regions:
- a CDS encoding NPCBM/NEW2 domain-containing protein, with the protein product MKKNQATMLFLIWGSLCLLANILCTNASAFGGDQGYWADWIQKLANGGFEKFNGNYPPLYVFWLWVVSKIYVLANIPVDKTFMLKFLCLWPIYFAHLGLVDFTSRLVAKSKLDSLKTHLILALVAFNPAFLLDGPMWGQVDLFPCVFGVAALYCINFKHKIKYASMFFALALLAKFQMILLLPVFGGIFLRNYKTSWKGLPCMVIAIGLVFLPFIVGGNLGGMLSNAYVNTTSQYPFSTYNAANLWMFLAGNLSSDATTLFDLPTGGAWFLLSPSWLGKILFVIISVYILKCALFAKSLRRTFELATWEAFAFFLLLPGMHERYLLYAIPFALVWLVLDSKKAWFWAVAITTLCAMNINIINSFKGADLWSWVSGLAVMVFVAGIIHNFAPKFFPFIADSFEKLKLPRFVPYVILSAFLVVELACEIKDAMPVDIELQENQMYLTDLRIDHYTQEYGSPRINRTVEGKTLTVKGRQYENGIGSHAKSMLYFVLPENAESLDFFAAVDDEVSGGGSVKFRVSSEGKVLWNSGVVQGNQTPVQGKVGVSGLRTICLEIDSNGDNAYDHADWLNLVLTLKK
- a CDS encoding glycosyltransferase family 39 protein, which codes for MKKVLKERAMALLSGWKQVWKEYPRRTALFWTFLAIGIFARAYMFGDVPGDINQDEAFAGYNAFTLLHHGKDSYGYPMPVYLTAWGSGMNALESYLMIPFVALFGLKVWAIRLPMLLVGIFSLVAVYKLVLRFSNEKLALAALLMAAISPWHIMLSRWALESNLAPGFVLFGIFFFVKGLQNQKFLMASAAFFGLSLYAYATIWAVVPIIILGCVLYAIWTRALKMDRYLWISLGILSALAIPLMIFLMVNKDIISEIRLPFYSIPKLVYFRDSEISFSQIPQNLENLWNILTNQSDGLPWNAIRNYGIFYPVTLAFCFIGLIPTVWNTIQDIRKRSLGLDFFVLLWTLAGFIIGALINVNINRVNLLFLPLLILAARGILMTFSYIHPKTLWIPLFAYLLYFCTFEKEYFTTYKDSIGQHFCEGLEDAMTFATSKLAPGQNMVVDPNTSYPRILFYGKVDLYAYLSTVKYINFPSAFLYVSSFDKYVFTNSVNRINKNAVYLLENSADRMNSLQDSGFQVRNFGKYLVGFAD